Within Limisalsivibrio acetivorans, the genomic segment AGCGGCAAAAAGCTCAAACCAGTGGATATATGTATACGCTGCAGGGCATTTCCTGAAAAAGGAAAACAGGGATAAATCGATAGAGATACTCGACTATTACATGAAAAACCATGGGTACGACACCGCCGTGGTGCGGACCTATGCGGAGATCATTGAAGAGCCCGTTCTGCTCGATGTTTTCAGCCACGATCTCTACAGATGCAGGGAGTGCGGCGAACGATTTAATGAAGATCATGAGCTCTGCCCCGGATGCGGCGGCAGGGATACATTGAGGAAATTGTGACAGATTGCATAAGGAGGGTGTGATGAGCAAAGTCACCCCGATGATGCAGCAGTTCTTCGATATAAAGAAAAACTACCCCGATACCATCCTCTTTTTCCGTATGGGGGATTTCTACGAGATGTTCGGCCAGGACGCCGAAGATGCATCGAAGATCCTCGGTATTGCCCTCACCAGCAGAGATAAGCAGAAGGATGGGGGGATACCGATGTGCGGAATCCCGTATCACTCATACCAGCCCTATCTTGTTAAACTGCTCAAAGCGGGAAAGAACGTCGCAGTATGCGAACAGCTTGAGGATCCTTCAAAGGCGAAGGGGATCGTCAAAAGGGGGGTTGTGCAGGTTGTAACGCCGGGAACGGTGCTGGATGATGCCGCCCTTAACTCTGCGGCGAACAACTTCGTTGCATCTGTTATCAAAGAGGGGAACGAGTATTTCACAGCCTTCATCGATATTTCCACAGGTGAGGTTTATCTGGAGAACTCCGTAGATGCCGCAGAAACCCTTGGCAGATGGAGCCCCACAGAGGTTATCTCCATGGATGACCTTGAGATTAAGGGCTTTGTATGCAGCACTGTTGATGCAAAGCTCACCGACGAAAGCTCCGCAAAACGTCTGCAGGAGCATTACGAGGCGGCTTCGGTAAAGTCCCTTGGTATTGATAAAAAGGGATTCTCCAAAGCACTAGCCCTTTCACTCATTTACTTCAAGCGTCTTATGATAGATGTTCGGCTCAAGCGCCCCGTAACCGTTGCGCCGGAGAACAGGCTCGTTATTGACTCCATAGCGGCAAGAACCCTTGAGCTTGTGGAGAACAGCAACGACGGAAGCGAACGGAGCACCTTATTCTCCATACTGAACCACACAAAGACAAGCATGGGTGGAAGACTGCTTAAGAACTGGCTGCTCAATCCCCTGCGTGAAAGGCAGGAGATACTGCGCAGGCAGGAGATGGTGGAGTTTTTTCTATACCGCTCGGATATCCGGTGGGAGTTTCAGAACCTTCTATCATCTGTATACGATATGGAACGTATTACAGCCAGACTTCTCGCCGGAAGATGCGGTGCGAGGGACCTTGTATGGCTTAAGAACTCCATTGGCGTCTTCCCTCAACTCAAGGAGCTTATGAACAGCTCCGGTAACCCGCACCTGGAAGAAACCGCATCCGGCTTTGATTCGCTGGACGGTATCCACAGCGTCATAGACCATGCCCTTGTGGAGGAGCCTCCGGTTAACCTCAAAGAGGGGGGGCTCATCAAAGAGGGTTACAATAAGGATGTCGATGAATACCGTACCATACGTAAAGACAGCCGGAAACTCCTCATGCGCATCGAAAAAGAGGAGAAGGAAAAGACCGGAATTCATAACCTGAAGGTCAAGTTCAACAAAGTCTTCGGCTACTACATAGAGGTCTCCAAGTCCCAGATAAACAAGGTTCCGGACTATTACGACCGGAAGCAGACCCTTGTTAACGCAGAAAGATATATAATACCTGAGCTGAAGGAGCTTGAGGGTAAGCTGGTTTATGCCGAGGAGCGTCTCGGGGATCTTGAATATACGCTTTTCTCTGAGCTGCGTGATACGCTGGCGGGCTATGCGGAGATGATAAGAACATCTGCTGAGATAGTCGCCGAGATGGATGTTCTCATATCGCTGGCGGAATCGGCATCCCTATACGGCTACACACGCCCCGTCCTGAATGAGGATGAGGACCTGGTTATCAAAGGTGGGCGCCACCCCGTGGTGGAGCGGAATATCCCCGAGTCCTATGTACCCAACGACCTATTCCTTAACGACACGGACAGCCGGATGGCTGTTATAACAGGCCCCAACATGGCGGGTAAGAGTACGTATCTGCGCATGAGTGCCCTTGTGGCGCTGATGGCGCATATAGGCTCATTCGTTCCCGCCTCCGAATCCTCCATACCCTTGCTGGATAGGATCTTCACCCGTGTTGGCGCAAGCGATAACCTCGCCGGAGGGGAGTCCACCTTCATGGTGGAGATGGTGGAAACAGCCAATATCCTTGGTAACGCCACGGAGAAATCGCTTATAATCCTCGATGAGATTGGCAGAGGAACCTCCACCTTCGACGGGATCTCCATAGCATGGTCCGTGGCGGAATACATCCTGAAAGAGGTAAAGGCTAAAACCCTCTTTGCCACTCACTATCATGAGCTTACGGATATACCCGCATCCGTTCCCGGTGCTAAGAACTGGACCACAGAGGTTAGGGAATGGAAGGATGAGGTGATCTTCATGAGGCGGGTTGTAGAGGGCACAGCGGACAGAAGCTACGGAATACATGTTGCGAAACTTGCAGGTCTGCCCGATTATGTTACAAAGAGAAGCAACGAGCTTCTCACCATGCTGGAAAAGAACGAGTTCGGGGCGGATGGACAGCCCAAGCTCGCAAGAACCGCCGCAAGGGAACGCAAGGTTATTCAGCCTATGCTTGTATTCGACGACAGCCCTGTGGTGGACGAGCTCAAGAATCTGGATATAAACGGGATGACGCCCCTTGAGGCGCTTTCTATGCTCGATAAACTAAAGAAGATGGCGGAGGAATAATGCCGGCGGCAGTTTTCAGCCGATACCTTACGGAAAACCCGTTCTTTATGCTTACCTTTCTCCTTTCACGCATACCCGTATGGGCTGTGATTCTGGCGGTGCTTTATGCTGGTGCGGATCCGGTTTCATCTGCCCTTCTGCTCCTCCTTGTGCTTATCTCCAGAAGCTATGTTGAGCATACCGTTTTCGGCAGTTCCCCCCTTGTTGATGCGTTTAAGAGGGTTGTCTGGAAGCCGGCTACCTATATTTTCGGGGTAACAGTTTTCATCGTGGTCTACCCCTTCCTTATCGTTTATATCCTGACTGGCGAGCAATGGGATGGTCTCCTCGTTCTTCTCGCTCTGCTTATGCTTGTTCTTTACAGGGTCTCCTACCCTAAACAGGAGAGCTGGAGCTATAAATCCGGTCTTCTATACAGGCTCCCTGCTGCGGCCATATGGCTCTATATTATTTTCGCAGGAGAGCATCCCGAGGTAGCCCTTGTTATGGCCTTCGGTGCTGTCCTTCTTGAGTCGGCAGGCTTTCTCCGTAGGTACGAGGGAATCCTAT encodes:
- the mutS gene encoding DNA mismatch repair protein MutS, which encodes MSKVTPMMQQFFDIKKNYPDTILFFRMGDFYEMFGQDAEDASKILGIALTSRDKQKDGGIPMCGIPYHSYQPYLVKLLKAGKNVAVCEQLEDPSKAKGIVKRGVVQVVTPGTVLDDAALNSAANNFVASVIKEGNEYFTAFIDISTGEVYLENSVDAAETLGRWSPTEVISMDDLEIKGFVCSTVDAKLTDESSAKRLQEHYEAASVKSLGIDKKGFSKALALSLIYFKRLMIDVRLKRPVTVAPENRLVIDSIAARTLELVENSNDGSERSTLFSILNHTKTSMGGRLLKNWLLNPLRERQEILRRQEMVEFFLYRSDIRWEFQNLLSSVYDMERITARLLAGRCGARDLVWLKNSIGVFPQLKELMNSSGNPHLEETASGFDSLDGIHSVIDHALVEEPPVNLKEGGLIKEGYNKDVDEYRTIRKDSRKLLMRIEKEEKEKTGIHNLKVKFNKVFGYYIEVSKSQINKVPDYYDRKQTLVNAERYIIPELKELEGKLVYAEERLGDLEYTLFSELRDTLAGYAEMIRTSAEIVAEMDVLISLAESASLYGYTRPVLNEDEDLVIKGGRHPVVERNIPESYVPNDLFLNDTDSRMAVITGPNMAGKSTYLRMSALVALMAHIGSFVPASESSIPLLDRIFTRVGASDNLAGGESTFMVEMVETANILGNATEKSLIILDEIGRGTSTFDGISIAWSVAEYILKEVKAKTLFATHYHELTDIPASVPGAKNWTTEVREWKDEVIFMRRVVEGTADRSYGIHVAKLAGLPDYVTKRSNELLTMLEKNEFGADGQPKLARTAARERKVIQPMLVFDDSPVVDELKNLDINGMTPLEALSMLDKLKKMAEE